GCGAAGCATCTGGTTCGAGAACTGGCAGGCAGCATCAATTCCGCCGCTTTTGGTGCCAACGCCGAAGCGTTCGGCAGTGCGCTCGTAGAGGTCGGTTCGGTAGTCTTTCTCGCCGTTCGTATTGATTCTCATAGGTGATTTTGCACATGGGGGTCGATTTGGCGTGCTATTCGGCTTACTCACGGATGGTTTGCCTATAAAGAACGGCGATTTCGTCGTGATGGATGGCGCTCGTGGAGCGTCTCGGCCCGGACGCGGCGCGAAACTTGCACATGGTTTTGGCCGAGCCATGTGCAAAATGAGGATTGCTGTTTTCGGTCTGTGCAACCGGGTGGTTAGGTACGAGATATTGATTTGCTATGGGGCGGGCCAGCCCTGCGCCCACCAATCCGCATGTGGCATATCGCTTTTCCCGGCAGCCTCACGAACCATTTCGACATCAACGTGCGTTTGACACAACTCCACGTCCAGAGACCCATTTTCGTCGGTCAGAAGTGCATATTCTGTCCTAGATGGATCGACCATCGTATTCGTTGCTTGATCCAGGTCGCGGGCGAGTCCGATGCTGCCTGCGTTGAGTATGATGGCGTTCCTGTGGCGGCGGAACAGTTGAACATGCGTGTGTCCACCGACCAGTACTTGCGCATCCGTTTCGGTGAACCATTCATCAAGTTCATCTTGAGGAGTTTCCGCGCCAATTGCTTCAGAATGCGAGCGGGGGGTTCCATGATAACACAACAGCTGTCGCTCATCGCTTAGTTGAATCTCAACCGTTGGCTCGAAGCTACAAATGCTCTCTATTTGATCGTCTGATAATTGCTCTGCTGCCCATCGAAGAAGATCCTTGATTCGTTGGGGGTTTTGGTCTCTGTTATCGATTTGTTCTGGATTGAGAAGAACCTCATCTGTGTTACCCATAACCACCGGAATATCTAATTCCCTAACTATCTCAAGCGATTCGGAAGGCTGTGGACCGTTTGCAACGACATCGCCGAGACAAACGATCTGATCTGGGTTCTCGTCCTCGATTGCAGAGAGCGCTGCTTGGAGCGCCACGGCGTTGCCATGCATATCAGCAATGATTGCGACTCTCATAGATTTTTGCGTCCGTTCGAGATCTCGGTGTCCTCAGCCGGGGACTGATTAATAACCATATTCGTTTTTTAGATCTATTGTGTTTCATGTCAATATTCGCCATCCACACTGGAAGTGAAAATATCAGTGTTGCACCGGAATCTCCCTGTCCACGAT
The genomic region above belongs to Halococcus salsus and contains:
- a CDS encoding metallophosphoesterase family protein, with the translated sequence MRVAIIADMHGNAVALQAALSAIEDENPDQIVCLGDVVANGPQPSESLEIVRELDIPVVMGNTDEVLLNPEQIDNRDQNPQRIKDLLRWAAEQLSDDQIESICSFEPTVEIQLSDERQLLCYHGTPRSHSEAIGAETPQDELDEWFTETDAQVLVGGHTHVQLFRRHRNAIILNAGSIGLARDLDQATNTMVDPSRTEYALLTDENGSLDVELCQTHVDVEMVREAAGKSDMPHADWWAQGWPAP
- a CDS encoding DUF7692 domain-containing protein, which encodes MRINTNGEKDYRTDLYERTAERFGVGTKSGGIDAACQFSNQMLRNLEHAAEHPDMTEDLAELLSTTNVTVEHRLVTDLTID